A genomic segment from Glycine max cultivar Williams 82 chromosome 1, Glycine_max_v4.0, whole genome shotgun sequence encodes:
- the LOC100786955 gene encoding uncharacterized protein isoform X1, with translation MAASALYNAHMFLLPPLSHKTRKPFHSLCFNPPPSISIPRSKFYGATVAATKLPRRIFRGHGLVADDSGIAPEPESPYSEAGAGIDLNLPRRSLLVQFTCNLCGERTKRLVNRLAYERGAVFVQDVYGITN, from the exons ATGGCGGCAAGCGCACTGTATAATGCCCATATGTTCCTTCTTCCTCCCCTCTCGCACAAAACCCGTAAACCTTTTCACTCCCTCTGCTTCAACCCTCCTCCTTCCATTAGCATCCCCAG GTCTAAGTTTTATGGTGCTACAGTAGCAGCAACAAAGCTTCCCCGTCGGATATTTAGAGGGCATGGGTTGGTGGCTGATGATTCTGGGATTGCCCCAGAACCAGAATCGCCCTATTCTGAAGCG GGTGCTGGTATTGACTTAAATCTTCCAAGAAGAAGTTTGCTTGTACAGTTTACATGTAACTTGTGTGGTGAAAGAACAAAGAGGCTTGTAAATCGGTTGGCTTATGAAAGGGGTGCTGTTTTTGTACAG GATGTCTACGGCATCACAAACTAG
- the LOC100786955 gene encoding uncharacterized protein isoform X2 — protein sequence MAASALYNAHMFLLPPLSHKTRKPFHSLCFNPPPSISIPRSKFYGATVAATKLPRRIFRGHGLVADDSGIAPEPESPYSEAGAGIDLNLPRRSLLVQFTCNLCGERTKRLVNRLAYERGAVFVQVLIF from the exons ATGGCGGCAAGCGCACTGTATAATGCCCATATGTTCCTTCTTCCTCCCCTCTCGCACAAAACCCGTAAACCTTTTCACTCCCTCTGCTTCAACCCTCCTCCTTCCATTAGCATCCCCAG GTCTAAGTTTTATGGTGCTACAGTAGCAGCAACAAAGCTTCCCCGTCGGATATTTAGAGGGCATGGGTTGGTGGCTGATGATTCTGGGATTGCCCCAGAACCAGAATCGCCCTATTCTGAAGCG GGTGCTGGTATTGACTTAAATCTTCCAAGAAGAAGTTTGCTTGTACAGTTTACATGTAACTTGTGTGGTGAAAGAACAAAGAGGCTTGTAAATCGGTTGGCTTATGAAAGGGGTGCTGTTTTTGTACAG GTTCTGATTTTCTGA
- the LOC100786955 gene encoding uncharacterized protein LOC100786955 — MAASALYNAHMFLLPPLSHKTRKPFHSLCFNPPPSISIPRSKFYGATVAATKLPRRIFRGHGLVADDSGIAPEPESPYSEAGAGIDLNLPRRSLLVQFTCNLCGERTKRLVNRLAYERGAVFVQCAGCLRHHKLVDNLGLITEYDFREKINKDSETDQV; from the exons ATGGCGGCAAGCGCACTGTATAATGCCCATATGTTCCTTCTTCCTCCCCTCTCGCACAAAACCCGTAAACCTTTTCACTCCCTCTGCTTCAACCCTCCTCCTTCCATTAGCATCCCCAG GTCTAAGTTTTATGGTGCTACAGTAGCAGCAACAAAGCTTCCCCGTCGGATATTTAGAGGGCATGGGTTGGTGGCTGATGATTCTGGGATTGCCCCAGAACCAGAATCGCCCTATTCTGAAGCG GGTGCTGGTATTGACTTAAATCTTCCAAGAAGAAGTTTGCTTGTACAGTTTACATGTAACTTGTGTGGTGAAAGAACAAAGAGGCTTGTAAATCGGTTGGCTTATGAAAGGGGTGCTGTTTTTGTACAG TGTGCAGGATGTCTACGGCATCACAAACTAGTTGACAATCTTGGACTTATCACAGAATATGATTTTCGggagaaaataaacaaagactCAGAAACCGATCAAGTTTGA